In Patescibacteria group bacterium, the DNA window AATAAAAAAAATTATTGATTTTAGAAACAAATCTGTAGGGGTTGATTGCAATCAACCCCTACCACAGGACGAGAAAACCACCTGGTCCGATTTCGCCATCCTCGTCCGCGCCAATTCAAGCGCCGATGCTTTTTGCCGGGGTTTGGCCCAAGCTCAAATTCCTTATCAATTTTTGGCCTCCAAGGGTTTATACACTAAACCCGTGATTATGGATGTTTTGGCTTATTTTAAACTTTTGGATAATTATCATGAAAGCGCAGCTTTGTACCGGATGTTAAACTCGCCAATATTTAAAATTTCTCCAGCTGACCAATCAAAACTCACTTATCAATCTTACAAAACCGCAGAGTCGCTTTACGAATGTTTACAAAAGATCGCGGCTATCCCTGGCATTAGCGAAGAGAGTGTTAAAAAAGCCAGCCGGCTATTGAGTTTTATTGAAAAACATTCTGATTTGGCCCGCGAAAAAAATATTGGCGAGCTTTATGTGACTGTTATTAAAGACTTGGGCTATGAGCAGTATCTGGTTGATAAAGACGACCAATGGGCGCACGAGCAATTGAATTATCTTAATCAATTCTATAAGCGGATTCAAAAATTTGAAGCCGGCAGTCTTGATCCTAAATTGCGGGATTTTATGCTTGAAATTAATTTAGAAATTGAGGCCGGGGAGCAGGGGAAATTAGCTTTTGATGTTGAGGCTGGTCCGGATATGGTAAAAATTATGACAATCCATGGCGCCAAGGGACTGGAATTCAAATATGTATTTATTGCTAATCTCGTTGATAAACGTTTTCCAACTATCCAAAGAGCCGACCCAATCCAGATTCCTGATGAGCTTGTTAAAGAGATTTTGCCCGAGGGCGACATTCACTTGGAAGAAGAACGGCGTCTTTTTTATGTCGCTATGACCCGCGCCAAACAAGGGTTATATTTTACCAGCGCTGACGATTATGGCGGAGCAAGAGTAAAAAAAATGTCGCGGTTTCTGTTTGAATTAGGGTTGGAAAAAAAATCAATTACCGTTCGGCCACGAGCTCAACTTTCGGTGAGCTCAAGTCGAATCCGCGGCCGAGTGGTCAATTATCAATTATCAATTATCAATAAGGATCAAAAATCAAATCCCCATACTACAAAATTCGAACCAACACAGTTTCATTTGCCAAACCATTTTAGCTACTCCCAACTCGCGGCTTTTAAAAAGTGCCCTCGGCAATACAAGTTTAATTTTATTTTGCATATCCCAGTCTACGGTAAAGCCCCGCTTTCTTTTGGTCGGACCATGCACACTACTTTGCAAAAGTTTTTCGCTCAAAATATGAATCAAAGCGGTCAAAATAGTTTGTTCGGAGACACACCGCCAATAGCGCAAAACGACACAAAGTTACCGCCGTTGTCAGATCTATTAAAATTATACGAAAAGGCCTGGATTGATGATTGGTACGAGTCAAAAACTCAAAAGCAAGAGTATAAAGAAAAAGGCAAAAAGATTCTTAAGGATTTTTACACGAAGATAGAAAAAAATCCGCCGGTGGTGGATGGTTTGGAAACCAATTTTAATTTGCGGATTGGCGACTATACTGTTCGGGGGCGGATTGACCGACTTGATAAAACAGGGGATGGGGTTGAGTTGATTGACTACAAAACTGGCAGTCCTAAAGAGAAGTTAATAAACGAAGACAAAGAACAGCTTTTAATTTATCAAATCGCCTGTGAAGAAGTGCTGGGTAAAAAGCCCTTGCAACTTACATATTGGTATCTTGAAGGCAATCAACCAGTGTCATTTTTGGGCGCAGACAAAGAAAAAGAAAAACTAAAAAAAGATATCCTTACTCAAATTGAGGGCATCAGAAAGTCAGATTTTAAAGCCGCGCCTGGCTGGCAGTGCAAGTTTTGCGATTTTCGGGAGATTTGCGAGGAAAGGGCGGAGTGATTCCTCTTGTCAGCCCTCTTTTAATTTGCTAAAATAAAATTAAAGATATGACCACAAAAACCAAAAAATTAGACAAATCATTCAAACCATTATTTTGGTCTTATGATTTTAATAAATTAGATTCTGAAAAAGACAAAAGAAGAATTATTATAAATACTGTTAATTATGGTAACTGGAAACATTGGCAATGGCTTTCTAATTCTTATGGGCAAAAGGAGTTAAAACAAGAGATTAAAAATACTCCTGCCAGCGAATTTCGATTTCCAGCCCTAAAATTAATTCGTTTACTATTAGGAATTAAAAAAATGAAATATGCATCTCGAAGCGATTACATCCAAGCAAAAAAGAATATTTGATAAGCTAAACAATTTTCCTGATTATTATTTAGCCGGCGGAACAGCCTTGGCTTTACAAATCGGCCATCGGATTTCTGTAGATTTTGATTTTTTTTCCAAAACTGACATTCCTAAAAAATTGTTGTCTAAAATTAAAAACGTTTTCTATGATATTAAAGTGACCGATATTTTAAATCACTCCGAGCAATTAACCGTTGATCTTGAAGGAATTAATCTCACTTTTGTTCGTTATCCCTTTCCGTTGATTTCTAAACTCAAAGAATATCAAGGCGTTAAAATGCTTCAGGTTCCGGAAATCGCGGTCACAAAATCTTACACCCTGGGACAACGAGCTACCTATAAAGATTATGTTGATTTATATTTTATCCTAAATGAGAATTTCTGCACTTTGTCGAGAATTATTAAGCTTGCTCAAAAAAAATATAAAGAAAATTTTGACCCAAGGTTATTTTTAGAGCAACTGGTTTATCTCGAAGATGTTAAAGATGTCGAAATCAAATTTTTACAAAAAAGGGCAACCAAAAAAGTACTTCAAAATTTTTTTGAACATATAATCAGTCAATACAAACTTTAAAAAAGAAACCAGAAATAGAGAAACCAGGAAACAAGAAATTAAGGGAAAGACATTGATGCTTAAACTCCTTAATTTCTTGTTTCTAGTTTCTTAGTTTCTAAAGAATTAAAGATGTCCATCAAAAATTATTTATCTTTAATGTTTCTGGCTACTGTTATTTGTTGGGTGGCCTTTGGCATGGTGTTAAATTATATTGACCCCCAGGAGGCAGGATTTGTTGGCTTCGCCCTTTTTTACATTAGCCTGCTTTTTTCTTTAACTGGTTTATTATCATTGGTTGGTCTTGTTTTCCGGAGCCGTTTTAGCAATGCGCCGGTATTCCAGCGAGTGCACGCTTCATTCCGACAAGCCATTTGGTTTTCTGGGTTAGTAGTTTTCTTATTATTTCTGCAAGGTTTAAAGGTGTTGGAATGGTGGAACATTGTGCTGTTTGTGTTATTTTTAGCTCTATTAGAATTCTTTTTTATTTCACACAGGAAAGTGTCATCTCGACCGAGTGAGGAATGAAATGACGAGCGAGCGGAGAGATCCCGCCGATTATCTGTGGACGTTTTTCTCGAGTGGCCGTGTCTACAGGATTTACTGCGGGATCCCTCGGCTTCGCTCGGGATGACATTAAAATGCCATGAAAAATTCTCTAGAACAACTCAAAAACAAAGCCCTTAAAGAAATCAGGTCTTCCGAGACCCATGATTCGCTTTTGAAATTAGAAAAAAGGTATCTGGGCCGTAAGGGCGAGGTCACCAAAGTTTTGCGCTCTTTAAAGGATATGACCGCGGATGAACGAAAAACTTTGGGAAAATTTGCCAATAAAGTTAAGCAGGAATTAACGGAGTCCCTGGAAGAAACAAAAGTCAGTTTACAAGAGATCGCTGGTGAGGTAATAAAAGGCGACTGGCTTGATGTTACTTTACCTTCAGAAAAAAAACTTGGGCATCTTCATCCTTTATCCCAGGTGCAATATGAGCTGGAAGATATTTTTAGCTCTATGGGTTTTATGGTTTTGGATGGTCCAGAGCTGGAAAGCGAATTTTATAATTTTGAAGCTTTAAATATTCCAAAAGATCATCCAGCCCGCGACATGCAGGATACTTTTTATATAAATTCGAAATCGGAAAATAGAAATTTGAGCTCAAAACAAAAATTAGTTTTAAGAACGCACACTTCAAACCTTCAAGTCCGGGCGATGCAAAAATATGGCGCTCCACTTCGCGCAATTTTTCCTGGCCGTGTTTTCCGCTGTGAGGCGACAGACGCCAGCCATGACACAACCTTCGATCAAGTTGAGGGACTGATGATTGATGAAAATATTTCAATTGCGAATTTTAAAGCGGTAGTTGAAACTTTCTTAAGCCAAATATTCAATCGCGAGGTTAAAACTCGCCTCCGTCCCGGTTATTTTCCTTTTGTAGAGCCCGGCTTTGAAGTGGATTTAAACTGCGAAATATGCGGTGGCAAAGGTTGCCGTGTTTGCAAAAATTCCGGCTGGGTGGAATTTATGGGCGCTGGCATGGTTCATCCGGTTGTTCTAAAAAACGGCAATATTGATTCCAAAAAATACACCGGCTTTGCCTTCGGCTTCGGCATCACCCGCTTAGTTATGATGAAATATAAGATTAATGATATCAGGTTGCTTTTGGGCGGCGATTTGAGATTTTTAAATCAATTTTAATTTTATGATCAATTTCAAAAAATTAACCGTCAAAAAGCAAGAGTTAGACAAATATCGTCCCTTGCCGCCGGAGCTGGAAAAGAATTTGGACGATTGGTTTCGGATTGAATTAACCTACACCAGCAATGCCATTGAAGGCAATACTTTAAGCCGGCAAGAAACCGCTCAAATCGTGGAAAAAGACATAACTGTTGAGGGCAAAACTTTAAGGGAGCATATAGAAGCCAAAAATACAGCGGAGGCGTATGATTTTATTAAAACTATAGTCAATAAAAAAAAGATTGCTGAAAACGATATCTTAGACATTCATCGAATAGTTCTACAAAAAATAGACGACCGTAACGCCGGAAAGTATCGCAATATCGCGGTGCGCATCGCCGGTTCTGAAGTAATTTTGCCAAACTCCATGAAAGTGCCGGAATTGATGGGCGAATTTGCGGCTTGGCTAAATCAGGCCAAAGAACACCCGGTTAAAATTGCCCTGGACGCGCATTTCAAGTTGGTTTCAATCCATCCTTTTACTGATGGCAATGGCCGCGCCGCTCGGTTATTGATGAATTTAGTTTTATTAATAAACGGTTATATTCCGATTTTTATCAAAAAAGAAGACCGAAGAAAATATATTTCTGCGATTGAAAAAGGTCAATTAACCGGCGATTTAGATGATTATTATGAATTTCTGTGTCTTGCCGAAGAAAAAGCCGTAGATATTTATTTAGATGCGGTAAAAAATAAAGTGAAATAATGACCATCGCCAATTTCATCAAAAAAAGGCCATATTTATTTTGGTCCACCAAAGATTATAAAAACCTCTCCGAAGCTGCGATTGTTGAGGCGGTTTTAAATTATGGCGATTTTGACGATGTTAAAAAAATGATCTCCATTTTAGGACTTAAAAAAACTGCGGCCATCTTCAGAAAAAAATCAAGTCAAAAAAGATGTAATTATCGTCCGGAAATAAAAAATTATTTCAAACTTTATTTCAACAAATATGCATAAAGAAATTTTAACAAAAGAGCAGGTAGAACTTCTGCCGTTAGTAAAATCATTTTCAAAAGATTTTGGTCTAGTTGGCGGCACAGCCATCGCTTTGCGCCTTGGCCACCGACATTCTATTGATTTTGATCTTTTTACGCTTAAAGAATTTGATAATTTTAAAATTAGAAGAAAGATTTCTAAGTTTGAAAAAATAGATCAAGTTATAAGAAACGAAACCGGCGAGTATACTTTGATTATTAACAAAGTCAGATTCACTTTTTTCCATTACCCGTTTAAAATCAACTTTTCTAAAAATTTTTCCGATGTCATAAAACTGCCCGATCTTTTAACCTTAGGGGCAATGAAGGCCTACGCTCTTGGCCGTCGGGCCAAATGGAAGGACTATGTTGATCTTTATTTTATCGCCAAAAAATATCGCGGCCTTGACCAAATTATCAAAAAATCTAAAAAAATATTTAGGCAAGAATTCAACGAAAAATTATTCCGCACTCAATTAGCTTATTTTAAAGATATTGATTATTCGGAGAAGGTGTCTTTTTTGCCCGACCTTGAAATAAGCGATGAAGTCATTAAAAAGAAATTGATTGAATTTAGTTTGAATAAAATTTAAACTCAAGAAAGTCATATGTTTTCTGAACACGACCAACTCCATCAAGAATACCAAGCCCTTGCCGAACGCAAGCAAGAGTTTGATTTAGAATTGGAAAAAGCCAAAACCAAAGCCGAAACCCCCAAAGAAGCTCAAGCCGCGCTTCAAAAAGCCAAAGAACTCCAAGCGGAGCTGGAGCAAAAAAGAGACGCTCTTCGAGAAAAACTTTGGCCTTTTGAAGCTTTGCCCCAGAAAGAATTACAAGAGCAATATGAGTCCCAAAAAGAAATGTTTGAAAAAGTCGGCATTTTGGAAAAGCTCTCAACCGGAAAACTGGGCATCAAAGCCATAGACAATCAAGAATACGCTTTTCCAAGCTATCAAGAGATAACTAAAAGAATAAGAG includes these proteins:
- a CDS encoding nucleotidyl transferase AbiEii/AbiGii toxin family protein; this translates as MHLEAITSKQKRIFDKLNNFPDYYLAGGTALALQIGHRISVDFDFFSKTDIPKKLLSKIKNVFYDIKVTDILNHSEQLTVDLEGINLTFVRYPFPLISKLKEYQGVKMLQVPEIAVTKSYTLGQRATYKDYVDLYFILNENFCTLSRIIKLAQKKYKENFDPRLFLEQLVYLEDVKDVEIKFLQKRATKKVLQNFFEHIISQYKL
- the pheS gene encoding phenylalanine--tRNA ligase subunit alpha, whose translation is MKNSLEQLKNKALKEIRSSETHDSLLKLEKRYLGRKGEVTKVLRSLKDMTADERKTLGKFANKVKQELTESLEETKVSLQEIAGEVIKGDWLDVTLPSEKKLGHLHPLSQVQYELEDIFSSMGFMVLDGPELESEFYNFEALNIPKDHPARDMQDTFYINSKSENRNLSSKQKLVLRTHTSNLQVRAMQKYGAPLRAIFPGRVFRCEATDASHDTTFDQVEGLMIDENISIANFKAVVETFLSQIFNREVKTRLRPGYFPFVEPGFEVDLNCEICGGKGCRVCKNSGWVEFMGAGMVHPVVLKNGNIDSKKYTGFAFGFGITRLVMMKYKINDIRLLLGGDLRFLNQF
- a CDS encoding Fic family protein gives rise to the protein MINFKKLTVKKQELDKYRPLPPELEKNLDDWFRIELTYTSNAIEGNTLSRQETAQIVEKDITVEGKTLREHIEAKNTAEAYDFIKTIVNKKKIAENDILDIHRIVLQKIDDRNAGKYRNIAVRIAGSEVILPNSMKVPELMGEFAAWLNQAKEHPVKIALDAHFKLVSIHPFTDGNGRAARLLMNLVLLINGYIPIFIKKEDRRKYISAIEKGQLTGDLDDYYEFLCLAEEKAVDIYLDAVKNKVK
- a CDS encoding nucleotidyl transferase AbiEii/AbiGii toxin family protein, producing MHKEILTKEQVELLPLVKSFSKDFGLVGGTAIALRLGHRHSIDFDLFTLKEFDNFKIRRKISKFEKIDQVIRNETGEYTLIINKVRFTFFHYPFKINFSKNFSDVIKLPDLLTLGAMKAYALGRRAKWKDYVDLYFIAKKYRGLDQIIKKSKKIFRQEFNEKLFRTQLAYFKDIDYSEKVSFLPDLEISDEVIKKKLIEFSLNKI